A region of the Blattabacterium cuenoti genome:
ATATCCTTTCCTAAATCTTTATTTTTATCATAAAAAACCAAACCAACAATACGATTATATTTGTCTCTTTTGAGATTTTTGATGAAAACAGTTTTATTTAGAATTTTTTTTGTTAAAAAATTTTTCGCTTCTTTTCCATAAGATTGATTTTTTTCTGGACAATCAATATCAGAAATTCTTATTTTATATTCTTCCATTTTTTTCGTATAAATTCTAAAAGTATCTCCATCATAAATTTTGATTACTTTTCCCATAATTGAGGGTATTATGGACAATGAAAGAATAAGAAAAAACTGAACGATACACACCATATTTTTAAAATATGTATAAATTCAATCAATTAAGAAAAAAAATAATTTACATAATTATTCACAAAATCAACTAACTTTATAATTGGATGAAAAGATCGAAAAATGAAAAAAATACTATGGAAAAAGAAAAATTCGAATATATCACTAAAGAGGGATTAAAAAAACTACAACAAGAAATAGAAAGATTAGAAAACATTGAAAGACCAAAAATATCCATGCAAATAGCAGAAGCCAGAGATAAAGGAGATCTTTCAGAAAATGCAGAATATGATGCTATAAAAGAAGCACAGGGATTTTTAGAAATGAACATAGCCAAATTAAAAAAAAAACTATCCAATGCAAGAATTATTGATGGATCACAAATCAATAGAAACAGAGTTTCTATTCTATCTACAGTTAGGGTGAAAAATTTAACATATGGAGGAGAACAAATATATACCTTAGTTCCAGAAGGAGAAGCAGATCTAAAATCTGGTAAAATTTCTATCAATACTCCTATATCTACAGGATTACTTGGAAAACAAGTAGGACAAATTGCTCATATTAAGTTACCTAATAAAATGATACTGGATTATGAAATTTTAGAAATAGCATTTAGTGAATGAAATGAGTCAGAAAAATATATTTACACATATAATAAAAAACGAAGTACCTGCTTATAAAGTCGCAGAAAATTCTGAAAATCTTGCTTTTTTAGATATTTATCCAATAAAAATTGGTCATACCTTAGTGATCCCAAAAAAAAAGAATCCAGAAAAAATATTTTCTCTTCCAGAAAAAGATTTTTTATCTCTCATGTCTTTTACTAGAAAAGTAGCTATCGGGATTGAAAAAATAATTCCTTGTAATCGTGTTGGAATATTTGTGATGGGTTTTGAAATCCCCCATGTTCATATCCATTTAATCCCTATGGATCAAGAAAGTGATGGGAATTTTTCTAAGAAAAGAATATCTTTGTCTGCAAATCATTTCAAGATTTTATCAGAACAGATTAAAAAATCTATCGATTTATAAATTCACATTCTCTATCTATTCCAATGAAATAGAATTTTTAAACCTTTTATTGTATGCAATTTATCTTTAAGATGAATTTTTTTAGTTAAAGGAGTATAAATATGAGAAAGCCCTCCTGTAGCTATAACAAAACAGTTTGTTTTTAATTCTTTATTAATTCGGTTAATGAGTCCTTCTACCATACTGATGTATCCATAAATAATTCCACTTTGAATACAGGTTTCAGTATACTGTCCTAATATATTAGGGGGTTTTTTTAATTCTATTTGCGATAGTTGAGCCGTATTACCTATCAATGCAGATAAAGAGCTATTAACTCCTGGAGCAATAATAACTCCTTGAAGAGTTCCGTATTTATCTATGCAGGTTAAACTTAAAGCCGTTCCAAAATCTACTACTAGAGTATTTTTTTTATTATGATATAATGTATATGCAGCTATAGCATTAGCATATAAATCTGTTCCTAATTGATGAGAATAATGTTTTATTGGAGAAGCGGAATATCTATCTACTACTATCGGTTTTATTTTATGAATTTCATATAAAGATTGTTCTACAATATTTGTAAGAGGAGGGACTACGGATCCAATCACAATATTTTGTATTAATTTAGATAAGATTCCATATTGTTGGTAAATATTCCTAAACAATAAAATATATTCATCCAATGATCTATGTGGATTACTGTTAATAATCCATGAACAATCACATTTTAAATTATAATTATTATTAAATAGTCCAAAACGAAGACTTGAATTCCCAATATTTATAGTTAACAACATTATTCACTTCATTTTTGAATAAGAAAAACGTAATTTCTATAATTATTAAATTTTTTTATTTAATATTTATTTAATATAAGAAGATGTTCATATATTTTCATAATCAAAAAAATATCTATTATAAAACAAAAGGAAATGGAATTTCCATGGTTTTTTTACATGGATTTATGGAAAGTTTAGAAATTTGGAATTATATATATGATATTTTTTCCAAAAAATACAAAGTCCTTGCCATTGATTTACCTGGTCATGGAAAAAGTTTTCTAGAAAAAAAAAATTCTTCCACTACCACAATGGAAGAAGTGGCTTCTATGATTAAATTTCTTTTACAAAAAGAGAATATAGAAAAAGCCGTTTTTATAGGTCATTCTATGGGAGGATATATAGCTTTAGCGCTTGCAGAAGAATATCCAGAGATATTTTTAGGTTTATGTTTACTTCATTCAACTGCAGAATCAGATACAAAAGAAAAAAAAAATCATCGTATTCGATCCATAAAATCTGCAATAGATCATTATCAATTATTTGTATCTACTAGTATTAATAAATTATTTGATCCTAATAAATTAAATTCTTTCCAAAAAGAATTAAAATTTTTAAAAAGAATAGCTATTTCAACTCCTATTCAGAGTGTAATATCTTTTTTGCGTGGAATGTCTATTCGTA
Encoded here:
- a CDS encoding thermonuclease family protein, with the protein product MGKVIKIYDGDTFRIYTKKMEEYKIRISDIDCPEKNQSYGKEAKNFLTKKILNKTVFIKNLKRDKYNRIVGLVFYDKNKDLGKDILESGLAWVWKFSKNIPYKRIESKARKKKIGLWKINHPIDPYNWRKKRSFCPYNICS
- the greA gene encoding transcription elongation factor GreA translates to MEKEKFEYITKEGLKKLQQEIERLENIERPKISMQIAEARDKGDLSENAEYDAIKEAQGFLEMNIAKLKKKLSNARIIDGSQINRNRVSILSTVRVKNLTYGGEQIYTLVPEGEADLKSGKISINTPISTGLLGKQVGQIAHIKLPNKMILDYEILEIAFSE
- a CDS encoding HIT family protein, with product MSQKNIFTHIIKNEVPAYKVAENSENLAFLDIYPIKIGHTLVIPKKKNPEKIFSLPEKDFLSLMSFTRKVAIGIEKIIPCNRVGIFVMGFEIPHVHIHLIPMDQESDGNFSKKRISLSANHFKILSEQIKKSIDL
- a CDS encoding type III pantothenate kinase is translated as MLLTINIGNSSLRFGLFNNNYNLKCDCSWIINSNPHRSLDEYILLFRNIYQQYGILSKLIQNIVIGSVVPPLTNIVEQSLYEIHKIKPIVVDRYSASPIKHYSHQLGTDLYANAIAAYTLYHNKKNTLVVDFGTALSLTCIDKYGTLQGVIIAPGVNSSLSALIGNTAQLSQIELKKPPNILGQYTETCIQSGIIYGYISMVEGLINRINKELKTNCFVIATGGLSHIYTPLTKKIHLKDKLHTIKGLKILFHWNR
- a CDS encoding alpha/beta fold hydrolase; translation: MFIYFHNQKNIYYKTKGNGISMVFLHGFMESLEIWNYIYDIFSKKYKVLAIDLPGHGKSFLEKKNSSTTTMEEVASMIKFLLQKENIEKAVFIGHSMGGYIALALAEEYPEIFLGLCLLHSTAESDTKEKKNHRIRSIKSAIDHYQLFVSTSINKLFDPNKLNSFQKELKFLKRIAISTPIQSVISFLRGMSIRKDRRFLLKKTKFPKLYVVGIYDLIIPAKRLREEAKSGYNSYFIDVSTGHMGPIENPQKIVKVLESFMEIIKKNQDS